The segment TTACATCCATAACTCCTGCGTCCATGTCAAATGCTCCTAACAGTGCTTCGCAGACGCAGAATGCTTCAGCTCTGCCTTCAATAGGACATGGAAGCCTCACCTCGGTGTCCGGCCTGCCAAACCCACTTCTACCTCAGACTTCTTCAAATAGTGTGATCTTCCCCAATCCACTGGTTAGCATTGCTGCGACCGCTAACGCGCTAGATCCTCTGTCTGCCCTTATGAAGCACCGCAAAGGAAAACCACCAAATGTATCGGTGTTTGAACCCAAGTCAAGCTCTGAGGATCccttttttaaacataaatgcCGATTTTGTGCCAAGGTCTTTGGAAGTGACAGTGCTTTACAAATTCACCTCCGCTCGCATACAGGCGAAAGACCTTTTAAATGTAACATATGTGGAAACCGCTTTTCCACAAAGGGCAATCTGAAAGTTCATTTTCAGAGGCATAAAGAGAAATACCCTCATATTCAGATGAACCCCTATCCTGTTCCAGAATACCTCGATAATGTGCCCACCTGCTCTGGAATCCCATATGGGATGTCGCTGCCCCCTGAAAAGCCAGTCACAACATGGTTGGACAGCAAACCTGTTTTACCAACAGTCCCGACTTCGATCGGGCTGCAGCTGCCCCCCACTATACCCAGTGTGAACAGTTACGGAGACTCTCCAAGTATCACTCCCATGAGCCGGTCACCCCAGAGGCCTTCTCCTGCCTCCAGTGAATGCACTTCTCTGTCCCCGAGCCTCAACACTTCTGAGTCGGGTGTTCCAGTGTCTGCCGAATCCCCGCAGCCCATTCAGAGTGGCTCGTCTCTGACGAAGGCAGAGCCCATCACTCTGCCTCCCACGAGCACGCGGCTTGGGGACCTTTCTGCAGGTGGGCAAGTTCCCACAGCTTCCACATCTTCGATTCCTACTGCTGTTACAGACAGTAGTGTTGCAACAAGCCTCCCAAACCCTGTGCTTCCAGCAGTGTCTGACCAGTTTAAGGCAAAGTTTCCCTTTGGTGGTCTACTAGACTCTATGCAAACATCAGAAACCTCAAAGCTACAACAGCTAGTGGAAAACATTGATAAGAAGATGACAGATCCAAATCAATGTGTCATTTGTCACCGTGTGCTTAGTTGTCAGAGTGCTCTCAAGATGCATTACAGAACACATACAGGAGAAAGaccatttaaatgcaaaatttgtGGACGTGCCTTTACTACAAAAGGCAATCTAAAAACGCATTTTGGAGTTCATCGAGCAAAGCCACCACTTAGAGTACAGCACTCATGTCCTATTTGTCAGAAGAAATTTACAAATGCAGTTGTTCTTCAGCAGCACATTCGTATGCATATGGGTGGGCAAATTCCAAACACGCCACTACCAGAGGGCTTCCAGGATGCCATGGACTCAGAGCTTTCCTATGATGAGAAAAATGTTGAGACGCTGAGCAACTTCGATGATGACATTGATGAAAATTCTATGGAAGAGGACCCAGAACTAAAGGACACAGCAAGTGACTCATCCAAACCCCTTATCTCTTACTCTGGGTCATGTCCTTCTTCACCACCTTCCGTGATCTCCAGTATTGCTGCTTTGGAGAATCAAATGAAAATGATTGATTCTGTCATGAACTGTCAGCAGCTGACCAGTTTAAAATCCATAGAAAATGGATCAGGGGAAAGTGACCATTTGAGCAATGACTCCTCATCGGCTGTTGGTGATCTCGAAAGCCAGAGTGCAGGCAGCCCTGCAATGTCAGAATCTTCTTCCTCCATGCAAGCTTTGTCTCCTGTAAACAGCAATAGTGAAAGTTTCAGATCAAAGTCCCCAGGTCTCAGTAACCAAGAAGAGCCACAAGAAATAcaattaaagacagaaaaaccaGACAGTCCACCACCCACAACTGAAAACGGAGGCGCATTAGATCTGACATCCACCAACCCGGGAAGACCAGTCATCAAAGAGGAAGCTCCTTTTAGCCTGCTGTTCCTGAACAGAGAACGTGGTAAGTTTAAAAGTACTGTTTGTAATATCTGTGGCAAGCCTTTTGCTTGTAAGAGTGCATTGGAAATTCACTACCGCAGCCATACTAAAGAACGTCCATTTGTTTGTACAGTCTGCAGTCGTGGGTGTTCCACTATGGGTAATTTAAAACAACACTTACTGACGCACAAATTAAAAGAGCTGCCTTCTCAGTTATTTGAACCCAACTTTACTCTAGGTCCCAGCCAAAGTACTCCTAGCCTGGTCACCAGTACAGCGCCTACCATGATCAAAATGGAAGTGAATGGTCACAGCAAGCCGATCTCTTTGGGTGAGGTTCCCTCGCTTCCAGCTGGAATCCAGGTTCCTGCTGCACCACAGACAGTGATGAGTCCGGGGATCACCCCTATGCTGGCACCCCCCCCTCGCCGGACTCCCAAGCAGCACAACTGTCAGTCATGCGGGAAGACCTTCTCCTCAGCAAGTGCACTGCAGATACATGAGCGCACCCATACTGGTGAAAAACCATTTGGTTGCACAATCTGTGGTAGAGCTTTTACCACAAAGGGGAATCTTAAGGTAAGAGgccaaataaaactgtaaagaCTCGGGAAGGGGGGGTGTGGTGTGGTAAAGGCACCGTGCTTGAACTCAGCAGGTTTTAGTGCTAAGTGTGTGTCCTAAAGACAGGAGACAAGTGAGTTTCAAAGAAATGCTTGCTGTATAGTGGTGGTTTATATGCTTCCACAGGGTTGAAGATGGGAAAGCGGCTGTGCAATGATGTGAAATTTAAAACTGGTTCTGGGTGTATAGGCATGCATGTTGTAGTTCACCTCACAGACATGATGGCACACACAGTCAGCTGATGGATTTGTTCTGCAGTTCTTGTGGGCTGGCTCTGCACACTAACCTTGCTATAAACCAGAAGAATGGAGCTTGCTCAGCTCCTTGGGTGCCTctcaaatttccattttctgttctgctttgcagcCATTGCAGAccagaaaactgtttccccttcATTTACAGCAGGTTGCAACAGGACTGACACCTCTTATTCCCGCAGTCTGGTTAACCATCAGGATACAGCCTGgggaatacatttttaaatgtcctttttttaaaaatatttagtttagcAAAATAACTAATGCCTCTGACATGAGACAAATACTATGAAAATGGACATGTTGTAAAAAGGggaagggcagaaaaaaatgcacatctACTAGTAAAAGTAATGCCCTTGGTAATCTTCAGCATGTGAAGACTTCCAGCTTGCATGTGAAATTATCTAACCTGAGACAATATGTACTCTTTATTCTTGCGGCgctgcatttgttttcactgagaagaaacaaatgcaCATTGAAAAATTACTATGGAGCTGGGTTTTCTTTGTGTAGGTTGATGGGGCCTTAGAACTGTCTTAACTGGAATTGATTTGTTTTCAATGTGAATGAgaagccattttttttaaaaaaagcaagtgatACTGTAAGTAACAGCATTTCAGGCCAGCCGCCTCACCAGAGCATGCTAACTTAGGGGCGCTTCTTGTCCCTGTTTGCTCCGCAGGTTCACATGGGAACTCACATGTGGAATAATGCCCCCGCACGCCGTGGCCGCCGCCTCTCTGTGGAAAACCCCATGGCTCTGCTCGGTGGTGATGCACTCAAGTTCTCAGAGATGTTCCAGAAGGATTTGGCAGCTCGGGCCATGAACGTTGACCCCAATTTTTGGAACCAATATGCTGCAGCTATTACTAATGGACTTGCTATGAAGAACAATGAGATTTCTGTCATACAGAACGGAGGCATTCCCCAGCTCCCAGTAAGTCTAGGTGGAGGTGCCATCCCGCCTCTAAGTAACCTTACCAGTGGCATGGACAAAGCTCGCACAGGCAGCAGCCCTCCCATTGTCAGTCTGGACAAAGCAAGTTCTGAAACGGGAGGCAGTCGTCCATTCACCAGATTTATTGAGGATAATAAAGAGATTGGCataaattaaaactgttcatTCCAAATAACTTTTGGACCACTGCTGGACACAACACTTGTCCTGTTCTGTGTACAGCTTTTGAAGCTAAGCATTAGTTTTCTGACCTAAATGCATAGGTTCCCTTTAAAGTTTTACTTATAGCAGAAATACATAACTTTGTGGCTGCTGAAAAGTTGTCTTGCAAGATCTGCATGGTACTTCTTTCAACAGTGAGTCTGACTGTTACTGAGAACTTTGAAACcttttaatttaacagaaaacaagcaaacaaacaaacaaatcatgGGATAACTGCATTAGAAACAGAGAGGCTAGTCTACGTCCACTTTGCTTCTTACAAAACTTACTATTACCTGAGAAAGGGGGGCTTCACTACGGCATTCTGTCACActtatttgctggttttgttcaaATTAGTTAGCAACTTGGACTATGTTTTTAGTAGTCTTAATCTTAAATGAGTGATTTAGTACCCCAATGCTGTGTATTATTACAGTATCCTTGTCTGTAGTATTTATAATGTTAAGATTATGCGGGTAACAGACAATATACTAGCCCCAAACTTAAATGAAGCTTTTGTACTGCAAAATACATCTGgctatgtgattttttttttttaaagcaagttttGTTCTACTATAAATAAGTGGTTTATTTCAATGCAGGCAAAATTGTGACGTTTATTGGGAAAGATAGCATGCTTTTCATGTGCAAGTACCTGTCAGTaacaaacctttttttatttaattatttgtagCTGCTATGTGGACAGTTGttctattaaatgaaaaaaaaaaaaaaagtagtgtgGACTTTAGCTCAATGATTGGAAAGCAAGTTACAGACAAACCTTAGCACCATAAATTATTCACAACATTATAACAGTTGTGAGTAAATACTCCATGTTATCAAAGCTGTACAATAAAAAGGTAATGTTTGTATAATGTGGTTGCAAACTCGTAATTTATACTATTGCACTTTTAGTATTTTGTATTA is part of the Cuculus canorus isolate bCucCan1 chromosome 2, bCucCan1.pri, whole genome shotgun sequence genome and harbors:
- the SALL3 gene encoding sal-like protein 3 isoform X2 produces the protein MSRRKQAKPQHLKSDEELQAEVVSEHVPGEGADDGDSGNESRSGSEETNICEKCCAEFFKWTDFLEHKKSCTKNPLVLIVNEDEAAPPPAQEFPEPSPASSPSEQAESEATEEGVQAENNDSSEIKNTEKEEEPMEVETSAEKSFQNQGTSNAATPLPQIPEPSSMTSYSMPNTNVTLETLLSTKVAVAQFSQSTRTAASTSISSGVTAVAIPMILEQLMALQQQQIHQLQLIEQIRSQVAMMNRQPLRPSLNPVVAAQGGPGHTSNQLQGFATSAAVQLTAVIPSSIVGQATSGQSTAFDGSQHISRPTSGASTPNISSSGSSALPEPSIPSSSNALTSITPASMSNAPNSASQTQNASALPSIGHGSLTSVSGLPNPLLPQTSSNSVIFPNPLVSIAATANALDPLSALMKHRKGKPPNVSVFEPKSSSEDPFFKHKCRFCAKVFGSDSALQIHLRSHTGERPFKCNICGNRFSTKGNLKVHFQRHKEKYPHIQMNPYPVPEYLDNVPTCSGIPYGMSLPPEKPVTTWLDSKPVLPTVPTSIGLQLPPTIPSVNSYGDSPSITPMSRSPQRPSPASSECTSLSPSLNTSESGVPVSAESPQPIQSGSSLTKAEPITLPPTSTRLGDLSAGGQVPTASTSSIPTAVTDSSVATSLPNPVLPAVSDQFKAKFPFGGLLDSMQTSETSKLQQLVENIDKKMTDPNQCVICHRVLSCQSALKMHYRTHTGERPFKCKICGRAFTTKGNLKTHFGVHRAKPPLRVQHSCPICQKKFTNAVVLQQHIRMHMGGQIPNTPLPEGFQDAMDSELSYDEKNVETLSNFDDDIDENSMEEDPELKDTASDSSKPLISYSGSCPSSPPSVISSIAALENQMKMIDSVMNCQQLTSLKSIENGSGESDHLSNDSSSAVGDLESQSAGSPAMSESSSSMQALSPVNSNSESFRSKSPGLSNQEEPQEIQLKTEKPDSPPPTTENGGALDLTSTNPGRPVIKEEAPFSLLFLNRERGPSQSTPSLVTSTAPTMIKMEVNGHSKPISLGEVPSLPAGIQVPAAPQTVMSPGITPMLAPPPRRTPKQHNCQSCGKTFSSASALQIHERTHTGEKPFGCTICGRAFTTKGNLKVHMGTHMWNNAPARRGRRLSVENPMALLGGDALKFSEMFQKDLAARAMNVDPNFWNQYAAAITNGLAMKNNEISVIQNGGIPQLPVSLGGGAIPPLSNLTSGMDKARTGSSPPIVSLDKASSETGGSRPFTRFIEDNKEIGIN
- the SALL3 gene encoding sal-like protein 3 isoform X1, coding for MSRRKQAKPQHLKSDEELQAEVVSEHAVPGEGADDGDSGNESRSGSEETNICEKCCAEFFKWTDFLEHKKSCTKNPLVLIVNEDEAAPPPAQEFPEPSPASSPSEQAESEATEEGVQAENNDSSEIKNTEKEEEPMEVETSAEKSFQNQGTSNAATPLPQIPEPSSMTSYSMPNTNVTLETLLSTKVAVAQFSQSTRTAASTSISSGVTAVAIPMILEQLMALQQQQIHQLQLIEQIRSQVAMMNRQPLRPSLNPVVAAQGGPGHTSNQLQGFATSAAVQLTAVIPSSIVGQATSGQSTAFDGSQHISRPTSGASTPNISSSGSSALPEPSIPSSSNALTSITPASMSNAPNSASQTQNASALPSIGHGSLTSVSGLPNPLLPQTSSNSVIFPNPLVSIAATANALDPLSALMKHRKGKPPNVSVFEPKSSSEDPFFKHKCRFCAKVFGSDSALQIHLRSHTGERPFKCNICGNRFSTKGNLKVHFQRHKEKYPHIQMNPYPVPEYLDNVPTCSGIPYGMSLPPEKPVTTWLDSKPVLPTVPTSIGLQLPPTIPSVNSYGDSPSITPMSRSPQRPSPASSECTSLSPSLNTSESGVPVSAESPQPIQSGSSLTKAEPITLPPTSTRLGDLSAGGQVPTASTSSIPTAVTDSSVATSLPNPVLPAVSDQFKAKFPFGGLLDSMQTSETSKLQQLVENIDKKMTDPNQCVICHRVLSCQSALKMHYRTHTGERPFKCKICGRAFTTKGNLKTHFGVHRAKPPLRVQHSCPICQKKFTNAVVLQQHIRMHMGGQIPNTPLPEGFQDAMDSELSYDEKNVETLSNFDDDIDENSMEEDPELKDTASDSSKPLISYSGSCPSSPPSVISSIAALENQMKMIDSVMNCQQLTSLKSIENGSGESDHLSNDSSSAVGDLESQSAGSPAMSESSSSMQALSPVNSNSESFRSKSPGLSNQEEPQEIQLKTEKPDSPPPTTENGGALDLTSTNPGRPVIKEEAPFSLLFLNRERGPSQSTPSLVTSTAPTMIKMEVNGHSKPISLGEVPSLPAGIQVPAAPQTVMSPGITPMLAPPPRRTPKQHNCQSCGKTFSSASALQIHERTHTGEKPFGCTICGRAFTTKGNLKVHMGTHMWNNAPARRGRRLSVENPMALLGGDALKFSEMFQKDLAARAMNVDPNFWNQYAAAITNGLAMKNNEISVIQNGGIPQLPVSLGGGAIPPLSNLTSGMDKARTGSSPPIVSLDKASSETGGSRPFTRFIEDNKEIGIN